The following proteins come from a genomic window of Aequorivita marisscotiae:
- a CDS encoding PspC domain-containing protein: MNKTVNINLAGTFFHIDEDAFGKLSRYLDAIRKSLKGADGSEEIMQDIEARIGELFSEKIESPTQVVSLKMLDEIIAVMGQPEDYEVDNEIFEDIPPASQTHAKSRANASHKQLFRDLDNKYISGVSSGIGHYIGVDAIWIRLLWVLLVVAGMGSPIVVYILLWILVPPALTTSEKLKMTGQPVNISNIERKFKEGFDNVADRVKNVDYDKYGNSIKTGASGFFDGLGNVIMTLFKIFVKFIGVLIIIVSLFTIIGLVVGFFTFGSIDFWGNSELTEYIALVDTTNVPMWLIALLSLFAIGIPFFVLFILGLKLLISNLKSMSSTVKILLIVVWALSVIGLAVLGVKQATEQAYDGNFIQEQSLSIRTGDTLHINMRADKQFSYNVHRESGLELKYTTQDKRVIYSTDISLSVKSTKDSIGKIVIEKVAEGNTNLDAKKRAEAIQHNYSYENNNLMLDGFFVTDTSNKYRDQQIKITVYVPVGTVIYSEENTTSYYNYNSNFKELSNWDNQAHYFRILKNKVECLDCEQLREATEKIDSVEISTDSIVTDSIVTIKENTWEDEVNADF; encoded by the coding sequence ATGAACAAGACAGTAAACATAAATTTGGCAGGCACTTTCTTTCATATAGATGAAGATGCCTTTGGAAAACTTTCCCGCTATTTAGACGCAATCCGAAAATCGCTTAAAGGCGCTGACGGAAGCGAAGAAATAATGCAGGACATTGAAGCCCGTATAGGCGAGTTGTTTTCCGAAAAAATTGAAAGTCCAACGCAAGTTGTTTCACTGAAAATGCTCGATGAAATAATTGCAGTAATGGGCCAACCCGAAGATTACGAAGTAGACAATGAAATTTTTGAAGACATTCCTCCTGCATCGCAGACCCATGCAAAATCGCGGGCCAACGCATCGCACAAACAACTCTTCCGCGATTTGGACAATAAATATATCTCCGGAGTTTCATCGGGAATCGGACACTACATAGGTGTAGACGCAATTTGGATTAGACTCTTGTGGGTGCTCTTAGTTGTTGCCGGAATGGGCTCTCCAATCGTAGTGTATATACTGCTCTGGATACTGGTGCCCCCAGCACTTACAACTTCAGAGAAACTAAAAATGACGGGGCAACCTGTTAATATTTCAAACATAGAAAGAAAATTCAAAGAAGGATTTGATAATGTTGCAGACCGTGTAAAAAATGTAGATTACGACAAATATGGCAATAGTATAAAAACCGGTGCTTCGGGTTTTTTTGACGGTTTGGGAAACGTAATAATGACGCTCTTTAAAATATTCGTAAAGTTTATTGGCGTGTTAATAATTATCGTTTCTCTCTTTACAATTATTGGCTTGGTGGTTGGTTTTTTCACCTTTGGCTCAATTGATTTTTGGGGAAACTCAGAATTGACGGAATACATCGCCTTGGTAGATACAACTAACGTACCAATGTGGTTAATAGCGCTGCTTTCATTGTTTGCAATTGGCATTCCATTTTTTGTATTGTTCATTTTAGGATTAAAACTTTTAATCAGCAATTTAAAATCAATGAGTTCCACCGTAAAAATATTGCTCATCGTGGTTTGGGCATTATCGGTTATTGGATTAGCTGTTTTGGGTGTAAAGCAGGCTACAGAACAAGCCTATGACGGTAATTTTATTCAAGAGCAGTCTCTTTCTATTCGCACCGGAGATACCTTGCACATAAATATGCGGGCAGATAAGCAATTTAGCTATAACGTACACCGAGAAAGCGGTTTGGAGTTAAAATACACCACTCAAGACAAACGAGTTATTTACTCAACAGATATTTCACTTTCAGTAAAATCTACCAAAGATTCCATCGGCAAGATTGTTATTGAAAAGGTTGCCGAGGGCAATACCAATTTAGATGCTAAAAAACGTGCTGAAGCAATACAACATAACTATTCCTACGAGAATAATAATTTAATGCTCGACGGGTTTTTTGTTACAGATACTTCAAATAAATATCGCGATCAGCAAATAAAAATAACGGTATATGTACCTGTTGGAACTGTAATTTATTCTGAAGAAAACACCACTTCGTATTACAATTACAATTCAAATTTTAAAGAATTGAGCAATTGGGACAATCAGGCGCAT
- a CDS encoding PadR family transcriptional regulator, whose amino-acid sequence MKIENTKAQMRKGVLEFCILSVLKDGEAYTSDILETLKDAKMLVVEGTIYPLLTRLKNAGLLSYRWEESTGGPPRKYYDLTEKGKLFLTELNDTWNELQQAVTIVTSEKNTK is encoded by the coding sequence ATGAAAATCGAAAACACAAAAGCGCAAATGCGAAAAGGGGTTTTGGAGTTCTGTATTCTTTCCGTTTTAAAGGACGGCGAGGCTTACACTTCAGACATTCTTGAAACCCTAAAAGACGCAAAAATGCTTGTAGTGGAAGGCACGATCTACCCGCTGCTCACAAGGCTGAAAAACGCGGGCTTGCTATCTTACCGTTGGGAAGAATCTACCGGCGGACCACCACGCAAGTATTATGACCTCACTGAAAAAGGCAAATTATTTTTAACCGAATTAAACGACACCTGGAACGAATTGCAACAGGCCGTAACCATTGTAACCAGCGAAAAAAATACAAAATGA
- a CDS encoding DUF4870 domain-containing protein has protein sequence METTITENQKNTGAFIHLSTFLKYFFPFANYIAPLLIWTFNKDKVFVDEHGKQAINFQLSTMVYTLLIALICLPFVIIFATDIIMLIENIDRNGGEFTINNIKNISGYLLLFGIAILLFFALFVFELYAVITASIFASRGQLYQYPLCIPFIKTNHKNTI, from the coding sequence ATGGAAACTACAATAACAGAAAATCAGAAAAATACAGGTGCATTTATTCACTTGTCAACCTTTTTAAAATACTTTTTCCCTTTTGCGAATTATATCGCTCCTTTACTTATTTGGACTTTTAACAAGGACAAAGTATTTGTTGATGAACACGGCAAACAGGCTATCAACTTTCAGCTCAGCACAATGGTATATACCTTACTTATAGCATTAATATGTTTGCCGTTCGTTATCATATTCGCAACTGACATTATTATGCTTATTGAAAATATAGATCGCAATGGAGGTGAGTTTACAATTAACAATATTAAAAACATAAGCGGTTATCTTCTGCTGTTCGGAATTGCCATTTTGCTGTTTTTTGCTCTGTTTGTATTTGAGCTTTACGCGGTAATTACTGCATCTATTTTCGCATCGCGCGGACAGTTGTATCAATACCCACTTTGCATACCTTTTATTAAAACCAACCATAAAAACACAATTTAA
- a CDS encoding DUF4442 domain-containing protein, whose product MKLSPRKINTFLLFKLPSAYLTGVRVKTISETECISTVKHRWINQNPFNSMFWAVQGMAAELSTGALVMAKIKESNTSISMLVANNNASFLKKARGRIEFKCSDGMLLDKAIKKTIATGEGQTIWMESEGVDSSGDVVSRFKFEWTLKKR is encoded by the coding sequence ATGAAACTGAGTCCAAGGAAAATCAATACATTTCTACTGTTTAAATTGCCGTCTGCATACCTTACCGGCGTGCGGGTAAAAACTATTTCGGAAACGGAATGCATAAGCACCGTAAAACACCGATGGATTAATCAAAATCCGTTTAATTCTATGTTTTGGGCGGTACAGGGAATGGCTGCCGAACTGAGTACTGGAGCTCTGGTAATGGCTAAAATTAAAGAAAGCAACACAAGTATTTCTATGCTTGTTGCGAACAATAACGCAAGCTTTTTGAAAAAAGCTCGTGGAAGAATAGAATTTAAATGTTCGGATGGAATGTTGTTAGATAAAGCAATTAAAAAAACAATCGCTACCGGAGAAGGACAAACTATTTGGATGGAGTCTGAAGGGGTAGATTCATCCGGTGATGTAGTTTCTAGATTTAAATTTGAATGGACTTTAAAAAAGCGATAA
- a CDS encoding LysR family transcriptional regulator, producing the protein MTITQLKYVLAVAEHQNFTKAAEKTFVTQPTLSMQIQKLEEELEILIFDRSKKPIELTSVGEKIVEQARNIVNESERMQDVVDQEKGFIGGTFKLGIIPTVMPTLLPMFLKNFADRYPKVQLKIEELNTDEIIVKINEGYLDAAIAATPLEQEKIKERPLYYEPFVGYIPETHRLAAKDKLEMDDLDIDDILLLEDGHCFRDGIINLCKASKNITNEKFQLESGSFETLVKLANEGLGMTLLPYLHTLDVDAAYRKNLKYFKDPSPAREVSLIYSKSELKMQIINALYDSISGIIRGAIAFQDVKIISPTKSK; encoded by the coding sequence ATGACGATTACCCAACTTAAATATGTTTTGGCTGTTGCCGAGCATCAAAATTTTACGAAGGCAGCCGAAAAAACCTTTGTGACGCAGCCCACGCTAAGCATGCAAATTCAAAAGCTGGAAGAGGAATTGGAAATACTAATATTCGATCGGAGTAAAAAGCCCATTGAACTTACAAGTGTTGGTGAAAAAATTGTGGAGCAAGCACGTAATATAGTCAATGAGTCTGAACGGATGCAGGACGTGGTAGATCAAGAAAAAGGATTTATCGGTGGTACTTTTAAATTAGGTATAATACCCACAGTAATGCCTACACTACTGCCCATGTTTTTAAAAAATTTTGCAGATCGTTACCCCAAAGTACAACTGAAAATTGAAGAATTAAATACAGACGAAATAATTGTAAAAATTAACGAAGGTTATCTAGATGCCGCCATTGCGGCAACTCCGCTTGAACAGGAAAAAATTAAAGAAAGACCTTTGTATTACGAGCCATTTGTAGGTTACATTCCAGAAACGCATCGTTTGGCAGCCAAAGACAAATTGGAAATGGACGATTTAGATATTGACGATATTTTGTTATTGGAAGATGGTCACTGCTTTCGCGATGGAATAATAAACCTATGTAAGGCGTCCAAAAATATTACTAACGAAAAATTTCAACTGGAAAGCGGAAGTTTTGAAACTTTGGTAAAGTTGGCCAATGAAGGCTTGGGAATGACACTACTTCCGTATTTACACACGTTGGACGTTGATGCCGCATATAGAAAAAATCTTAAGTATTTTAAAGACCCCTCCCCCGCACGTGAAGTAAGCTTGATTTACAGTAAAAGCGAATTAAAAATGCAGATAATAAATGCGCTTTACGATTCCATATCAGGTATTATTCGAGGTGCAATTGCATTTCAGGATGTAAAGATAATAAGCCCTACAAAAAGTAAATAA
- a CDS encoding DUF58 domain-containing protein, which translates to MAALAVLFLFSYWWQWLFGVVWILVLFFLIFILLEIIMVFTKSKLEGQRILPEKFSNSDTNVVSVLLTNQYPFKITVGIVDELPVQFQKRDFFKIISINGKSKNTFQYYVRPVERGEYTFGNLNCFVSSSIGLVRKRYTFNKEQMVKVYPSFIQMKKFDFLAIDNRLSHIGLKKIRRIGHTMEFEQIKEYVAGDDVRTVNWKATGKRAQLMVNQYQDEKMQPIYSIIDTSRVMKMPFNGLKLLDYALNSSLAFSNIALKKNDKVGLASFSNTAGHFLPAQAKKTYLNSILEALYNIDTKYLDADYGVLQALVKRRITHRSLLMLYTNFEHISALQRQLPYLLAIAQKHVLVVVFFENTELKSLSNSEAKNISEIVDQTIAQQFEFDKKVMVRELQKRGIQTILTAPEDLTVNTINKYLEIKARGLL; encoded by the coding sequence ATGGCTGCGCTAGCTGTGCTGTTTCTATTTTCGTATTGGTGGCAGTGGTTATTTGGCGTTGTATGGATTTTAGTTCTATTTTTTTTAATTTTTATTTTATTGGAAATTATAATGGTTTTCACCAAAAGTAAATTGGAAGGCCAACGTATTTTACCCGAGAAATTTTCAAATAGCGACACCAATGTTGTATCTGTACTTTTAACTAATCAGTATCCATTTAAAATAACCGTGGGAATTGTTGACGAATTGCCCGTACAATTCCAAAAAAGAGATTTTTTCAAAATTATTTCCATCAACGGCAAAAGCAAAAATACATTTCAATACTACGTTCGTCCCGTTGAACGCGGTGAATACACCTTCGGAAATTTAAATTGCTTTGTGTCCTCCTCAATTGGTTTGGTGCGGAAACGATATACGTTTAATAAAGAACAAATGGTAAAAGTGTATCCTTCGTTTATTCAAATGAAAAAATTCGACTTTCTGGCTATCGATAATCGACTTTCGCACATTGGTTTAAAGAAAATTAGGCGGATTGGACATACCATGGAATTTGAGCAAATTAAGGAATATGTAGCAGGAGACGACGTACGTACCGTTAATTGGAAAGCAACAGGAAAACGTGCACAACTGATGGTAAACCAATATCAGGACGAAAAAATGCAGCCAATTTATTCAATTATAGACACGAGCCGTGTTATGAAAATGCCTTTTAACGGACTAAAATTATTAGATTACGCATTAAACAGTTCCCTTGCTTTTTCGAACATCGCATTAAAGAAAAACGACAAAGTTGGACTGGCAAGTTTTTCGAATACAGCAGGCCACTTTTTGCCAGCACAGGCAAAAAAAACTTACTTAAACAGTATTCTGGAAGCATTATACAATATAGACACAAAGTATTTAGATGCAGATTATGGCGTTTTGCAAGCATTGGTAAAGCGAAGAATTACACATAGAAGTTTGCTGATGCTTTATACAAATTTTGAGCATATATCAGCACTTCAAAGACAACTACCCTATTTGTTAGCCATTGCACAAAAGCATGTTTTGGTAGTTGTGTTTTTTGAAAACACCGAGTTAAAAAGTTTAAGTAATTCAGAAGCCAAAAACATTTCAGAAATTGTAGACCAAACAATCGCCCAACAGTTTGAATTTGACAAAAAAGTTATGGTCCGCGAACTGCAAAAGCGTGGTATTCAAACAATTTTAACGGCACCGGAAGATCTTACGGTTAATACTATCAATAAGTATTTAGAAATAAAAGCGAGGGGGTTACTTTAA
- a CDS encoding AAA family ATPase, producing the protein MENPEKDNNDLHFNNRIPLDGLKDAVANIKAQLSKIIIGQEDFIELLIVSLLANGHVLIEGVPGIAKTITAKLFAKTLKTDFSRIQFTPDLMPSDVLGTSILNMKTSEFEFKKGPIFSNVILIDEINRAPAKTQAALFEVMEERQITMDGTQHTMAYPFIVLATQNPVEQEGTYALPEAQLDRFLFKIKVGYPTLEDEITILKTHHERKQINAENSIEGVLTPETLRTFRAQVQEVIIEEKIFTYIAQLVDKTRNHPHLFLGGSPRASLAIMNASKAYAAINGRDFVTPDDVKKTLAPVLRHRLILSPEREMEGMTPETVIDIISQSIEIPR; encoded by the coding sequence ATGGAAAACCCTGAAAAAGACAATAACGATTTACATTTTAATAATCGCATTCCCTTAGACGGGCTTAAGGATGCCGTAGCCAATATTAAAGCACAACTTTCCAAAATTATTATCGGGCAGGAAGACTTTATTGAACTATTAATTGTAAGCTTGTTGGCAAATGGCCATGTACTAATTGAAGGAGTCCCGGGCATTGCTAAAACTATTACCGCCAAATTATTCGCAAAAACACTGAAAACAGATTTTAGCCGAATTCAATTTACGCCAGATTTAATGCCAAGTGATGTATTGGGAACTTCAATTTTAAATATGAAAACTTCGGAATTTGAATTTAAAAAAGGTCCGATATTTTCGAACGTTATTCTAATTGATGAAATAAACAGAGCGCCCGCCAAAACACAAGCCGCGTTGTTTGAGGTTATGGAAGAACGACAAATAACTATGGACGGCACGCAACACACAATGGCATACCCGTTTATTGTATTGGCAACTCAAAACCCCGTAGAACAGGAAGGTACGTACGCTTTACCGGAAGCGCAATTAGACCGATTTCTATTTAAAATAAAAGTGGGCTACCCTACTTTGGAAGATGAAATAACTATTTTAAAAACCCATCACGAGCGGAAACAAATAAACGCCGAAAATTCAATTGAAGGAGTTTTAACACCCGAAACATTACGAACTTTCCGTGCCCAGGTACAAGAAGTTATAATTGAAGAAAAAATATTTACATACATCGCCCAACTGGTAGATAAAACCAGAAATCATCCGCACCTATTTTTGGGAGGATCACCGCGAGCTTCACTTGCTATTATGAATGCATCAAAGGCATACGCAGCTATTAATGGTCGCGATTTTGTAACACCAGATGATGTAAAAAAGACGTTAGCGCCTGTACTTCGGCATAGATTAATTCTATCTCCCGAGCGAGAAATGGAAGGAATGACGCCCGAAACGGTGATAGATATTATTAGCCAATCTATTGAAATACCAAGGTAA
- a CDS encoding DUF4350 domain-containing protein: MAFLFVLAGLVYMEATKKHPVNWFPSYSKEDKIPLGTYVLHDLLQETYGKNFVEKNAPPFEVFQEHNLKGTYLFINNRLTFDQVELDSLLAWVKIGNTAFISANYLGENLLDTLHLKTETAVNIQKIATQPLVKLVNKKFATQKPFHLKKDFAINYFSEIDTLSQTVLGVSASFIDSVKMQEPRVNFIKAPIGKGEIFLHLQPEIFSNFFILSEENAVHTAQVFSYLNSTNKINWDNYYKTGKRVDISPLGVLLNNKYFKWAYYFALLGVLLFVIFEGKRKQRSIPIVQPLANKTYQYTRTIAGMYLDKKEYKLVAEKQIALFLEYIRTRLRVPTETLNDRFYKAVAERSGNTQQETLNLFTFIEHLQNKRFTTQEELLKLYQEIKEFKKKTDGKP; encoded by the coding sequence TTGGCTTTTCTGTTCGTACTGGCAGGGCTGGTGTATATGGAAGCTACAAAAAAACATCCTGTAAATTGGTTTCCAAGTTATAGTAAAGAAGATAAAATTCCGCTTGGCACCTATGTTTTACACGATTTATTGCAAGAAACCTACGGCAAAAATTTTGTTGAAAAAAACGCTCCGCCATTTGAGGTTTTTCAGGAGCATAATTTAAAAGGCACTTACCTTTTTATAAATAACAGGCTAACTTTTGACCAGGTTGAACTCGATTCGCTACTTGCGTGGGTAAAAATTGGAAACACAGCGTTTATTTCGGCAAATTATTTGGGTGAAAATTTATTGGACACCCTTCATTTAAAAACTGAAACCGCGGTAAATATCCAGAAAATAGCTACCCAGCCATTGGTAAAATTGGTTAACAAAAAGTTCGCTACACAAAAACCATTTCATCTTAAAAAAGATTTTGCTATTAACTATTTTTCTGAAATAGATACCCTTTCACAAACGGTTTTGGGAGTTTCCGCAAGTTTTATCGATTCGGTTAAAATGCAGGAGCCGCGTGTTAATTTCATAAAAGCTCCCATTGGTAAAGGTGAAATTTTTCTTCATTTACAACCCGAAATTTTTTCAAATTTCTTTATTCTTTCAGAAGAAAATGCAGTCCATACCGCTCAGGTTTTTTCATATTTAAATAGTACCAATAAAATTAATTGGGATAATTATTATAAAACGGGTAAACGTGTTGATATTTCGCCGCTGGGGGTTTTATTAAATAACAAATATTTTAAATGGGCGTATTATTTTGCGTTACTTGGCGTGTTGTTATTTGTGATTTTTGAAGGAAAAAGAAAACAACGAAGCATTCCAATTGTGCAGCCGTTAGCAAATAAAACGTACCAATATACTCGTACTATTGCAGGCATGTATTTAGATAAGAAAGAATATAAATTAGTTGCAGAAAAGCAAATAGCCCTATTTTTGGAATATATCCGGACCCGTTTACGCGTACCTACAGAAACGCTTAACGACCGCTTTTATAAAGCTGTTGCCGAACGAAGTGGCAATACCCAACAGGAAACATTAAACCTGTTTACTTTTATTGAACATTTACAAAATAAACGTTTTACTACCCAAGAGGAATTGCTAAAGCTCTACCAAGAAATTAAGGAATTTAAAAAGAAAACCGATGGAAAACCCTGA
- a CDS encoding DUF4129 domain-containing protein: MYKPVFIFLCLLFAIFSQAAPIVQDSVSQKIEKEIHYDTTENLKPPIFSSEIIEKYKSESTFDYTEQIASENWWTQFKSWIWQLWLKFWKWLVGDFEAGGFVSFLVHMLPYLIIFAIVVFVIWLFYKLNPGASFFKSKEKPDVFLSEEEKIIKSKNIKQLIEKALADKNYRLAVRYYYLLILKKLTEAELINYEFDKTNSEYFAEITSEEINFGFKKATLLYDYIWYGNFAVTEENYLKAQKTFVSLENQIPESID; the protein is encoded by the coding sequence ATGTATAAACCGGTATTCATCTTTCTCTGTTTGCTGTTTGCTATTTTTAGTCAAGCTGCGCCAATTGTGCAGGACAGTGTTTCCCAGAAAATTGAGAAGGAAATACATTACGACACTACTGAAAACTTAAAACCGCCAATTTTTAGTAGTGAAATTATTGAAAAGTACAAAAGCGAAAGCACGTTTGACTATACTGAACAAATAGCCTCGGAAAACTGGTGGACGCAGTTTAAAAGCTGGATTTGGCAATTATGGTTAAAATTTTGGAAGTGGTTGGTTGGCGATTTTGAAGCTGGCGGTTTTGTTTCGTTTTTAGTACATATGCTCCCCTATCTAATTATTTTTGCCATCGTAGTTTTTGTTATTTGGTTGTTTTATAAACTAAATCCCGGCGCTTCCTTTTTTAAATCTAAAGAAAAACCAGATGTTTTTCTTTCAGAAGAAGAAAAAATAATAAAGAGTAAAAACATAAAACAACTTATTGAAAAAGCATTAGCAGATAAAAATTACAGGTTGGCCGTGCGCTATTATTATCTCCTAATTTTGAAGAAACTCACCGAAGCCGAGCTTATAAATTATGAATTCGATAAAACCAATAGCGAGTATTTTGCCGAAATAACTTCGGAAGAAATAAACTTTGGATTTAAAAAAGCCACCCTCCTATACGATTATATTTGGTACGGAAATTTTGCAGTAACCGAAGAAAATTACCTGAAAGCTCAAAAAACCTTTGTTTCATTAGAAAACCAAATACCAGAAAGCATTGACTAA
- a CDS encoding stage II sporulation protein M — MREAAFAKQNKDKWLKFENVLRNNVQMNPDDLSSLYIEVTDHLSYAQTFYPNSNTLKYLNGLSILAHQKIYKTKRESRTRFITFYTREFPLFFSQYHKQLLIASIVFVLFTVIGAYSAATDGNFVRLILGDGYVNMTLANIDKGDPMAVYKQMGALNMFLGITINNIKVALYAFVFGMFLSLGTIYIIMRNAIMLGSFQYFFFEKGLLWESARTIWIHGTIEISVIIIAACAGLVLGNSILFPGTYTRIQSFVRGAKDGLKILLSTVPFFIIAGFLEGFVTRHTEMPDWLAIFIIGSSLFLIIYYYIIYPLKLQKDLKKTTTPSFKKI; from the coding sequence ATGCGCGAAGCTGCTTTTGCGAAGCAAAATAAGGATAAATGGTTAAAGTTTGAAAATGTTCTGAGGAATAATGTTCAAATGAACCCGGATGATTTGAGTTCACTTTACATAGAAGTTACTGATCACCTTAGTTATGCCCAGACTTTCTACCCAAATAGCAATACGTTAAAATACCTAAATGGGCTTTCCATTTTAGCGCATCAAAAAATATATAAAACCAAACGCGAGTCTCGAACTCGTTTTATTACTTTTTATACACGGGAATTTCCGCTTTTCTTTTCGCAATACCACAAACAGCTACTTATTGCGAGTATTGTTTTTGTTCTTTTTACAGTTATTGGCGCCTATTCGGCTGCGACAGACGGAAACTTTGTACGGCTAATTTTAGGCGATGGTTATGTTAATATGACCTTGGCAAATATTGATAAAGGCGACCCCATGGCCGTCTATAAGCAAATGGGCGCCTTAAATATGTTTCTCGGTATTACAATCAATAATATTAAAGTAGCGCTATATGCCTTCGTTTTCGGGATGTTTTTAAGCCTTGGAACTATTTACATTATTATGCGCAACGCCATTATGCTTGGCTCATTTCAATATTTCTTTTTTGAAAAAGGATTGCTTTGGGAGTCGGCAAGAACCATCTGGATCCACGGTACTATTGAAATTTCAGTAATAATAATTGCAGCCTGTGCAGGACTGGTTTTGGGCAATAGCATTCTGTTTCCCGGTACATATACGCGCATACAATCATTTGTTCGCGGGGCGAAGGACGGACTTAAAATATTATTGAGCACCGTGCCATTTTTTATAATTGCCGGATTTTTGGAAGGTTTTGTAACCCGCCATACCGAAATGCCAGATTGGTTGGCCATTTTTATAATTGGTAGTTCCTTATTTTTAATTATTTATTACTACATAATATACCCTTTAAAACTGCAAAAAGATTTAAAAAAGACCACGACCCCTTCATTTAAAAAAATTTGA
- a CDS encoding RDD family protein, whose amino-acid sequence MDNFQIETAQNVNILQNVAGVGDRILAYLLDSLIMGFYVFVIILLFSSVHLTDDYFMVVGLTIGLPLFLYHLLWEMLWNGQSPGKAVMNLRVVKTDGSKPAFSNYLLRWLLRVIDITATSGGLALVTILLNGKGQRLGDMAALTTVITEKPIVNFSQTIVTDIPENYQPTYPQVTVFSDAEMQKIKNIFMEARQHGNHHVILKLADKVSSVMTVKLEDTPLKFLDTVIKDYNHFTQNM is encoded by the coding sequence ATGGATAATTTTCAAATAGAAACTGCCCAAAATGTAAACATTCTTCAAAATGTTGCGGGCGTTGGAGATCGTATTTTGGCGTATTTACTGGACAGTTTAATCATGGGTTTTTATGTTTTTGTAATTATCTTACTTTTTTCCAGTGTACACTTAACCGATGATTATTTTATGGTCGTTGGGCTCACAATCGGGCTTCCGTTATTTTTGTATCATTTATTATGGGAAATGCTCTGGAACGGGCAAAGTCCCGGAAAAGCTGTAATGAATTTACGCGTGGTAAAAACCGATGGTTCCAAACCGGCCTTTTCTAATTATTTATTGCGATGGTTATTGCGAGTTATTGATATAACCGCTACCAGCGGTGGGCTTGCTCTTGTTACAATTCTTTTAAATGGAAAGGGACAACGCTTGGGCGATATGGCTGCGCTTACAACGGTTATTACAGAAAAACCGATAGTTAATTTTTCACAAACTATTGTAACCGATATTCCAGAAAATTATCAGCCAACCTATCCCCAAGTCACTGTGTTTAGCGATGCTGAAATGCAAAAAATAAAAAATATTTTTATGGAAGCTCGGCAACACGGAAACCACCACGTAATTTTAAAATTGGCAGATAAAGTATCTAGCGTAATGACAGTGAAATTAGAAGATACGCCCTTAAAATTTCTAGATACGGTAATAAAAGATTATAACCATTTTACACAAAACATGTGA
- a CDS encoding trimeric intracellular cation channel family protein: MKLILLIDILGTIAFAISGVLTAINKRLDPFGILIIAFVAAIGGGTLRDILIGANVAWMRDLTYVYVIFGSTIFTVVFRKRLEYIRRSLLLFDTIGITFYTIVGVEKGIAAGFEPIICIALGTITACFGGVIRDILCNEIPIIFRKEIYATACILGASAYFLLLNTTIPLDFIVIISGSVIFIVRLLAVYFNLSLPTIYRKDELE; encoded by the coding sequence GTGAAGCTAATATTACTAATAGATATTTTAGGAACTATTGCGTTCGCCATTTCAGGAGTGCTTACTGCAATTAATAAACGATTGGATCCTTTTGGCATACTGATAATCGCTTTTGTGGCGGCAATAGGTGGCGGGACCTTGCGCGATATTTTAATAGGCGCAAATGTGGCGTGGATGCGTGATTTAACGTATGTGTACGTTATTTTTGGTTCTACAATTTTTACGGTCGTTTTCAGAAAAAGATTGGAGTACATTCGTCGGTCATTATTATTATTTGACACGATTGGGATAACATTCTATACCATTGTTGGTGTAGAGAAGGGGATTGCTGCGGGTTTTGAACCAATTATTTGTATTGCTTTGGGAACAATAACCGCTTGCTTTGGGGGTGTAATTCGTGATATACTTTGTAATGAAATCCCGATCATCTTTAGAAAGGAAATTTATGCAACGGCTTGTATTTTAGGTGCATCGGCGTATTTTTTACTTTTGAACACTACTATACCGCTCGATTTTATCGTTATAATATCTGGCTCTGTAATCTTTATAGTTCGTCTGCTGGCTGTTTATTTTAATCTTTCCTTACCAACTATTTACAGGAAGGATGAGTTGGAATAA